The Pseudomonas sp. G2-4 genome window below encodes:
- a CDS encoding SpvB/TcaC N-terminal domain-containing protein, translating to MSEHSAMPVNAPSLPKGGGAIQSIGKGWSAIGAHGTASYEIALPISPGRGFAPSLSLGYASSVGNGVFGIGWGLSLPCVARCTSRGVPAYTEEDEIIGPDAVVWLPERDSQGVIRSTRINRYNRLALNKTYTVIRFFPKIENRFERIEYWSAANDKSGFWLVHSADGSLHVFGKNPSARRADPLDARRVGEWLLEESLNAHGEHILYQYKVDVTAQRYLSRVSYGNFQADADLYLWQPDRLKAAQWHFELVFDYGERSTEYHQKPHYEGQQWLARNDAFSSFAFGFELRTERLCRQVLMFHRFPGEWGPRPVLVRRLLLDYRQTTLGYHQLTAAHEQAFGDSTTADNRPPVEFSYSEFKLALENPGWQPWQNMPGLNEDQGFQLVDLYGEGLPGMLYRGDGGWYYREPMRAKANSNDVAYGQWRALPHIPVADLAQPLQQSLSDLTGDGRLDWVVAQPGWSGFFSLGPERNWSDFATFNAIPAEFFNPQGQLADLMGAGLSDLALIGPRSVRVYANQQQNGFAAAQEVTRDEEHDALPLISASPSELVAFSDMLGSGQQHLVRIRHNEVKCWPNLGHGRFGNGIVLGSPGLVYETFDASHIRLADLDGSGATDLIYLQADQALIFMNRGGNGFSPPVALPWPQDLRYDRLCQVRIADLQGLGCSSLILSQPHGGGRHWRYDFVSAKPYLLTGTDNNMGATNRISYRSSAQEWLDEKAERVKTDRPLACHVPLVVHVVSSQTQVDEITGNRLSQAFTYRQGYYDSLEREFRGFGLLLQTDEETNPSDADSPGFTTPCLTKHWFHTGQAVDLPRIGYSCADPIAVAPGKTLLSQYQPEIGSDTLIASPTTATTLEMARALSGSLLRSEVFGVDARLGSRTLYSVQENRYRIRLLHPPEGNRRHARMLPLLLESIQYQYEGLSDDPQCQHTFNLQYDAYGSLTHSVRVHYARRKTVDDAPPFSDADQQRWWRDAHDPAQQFHYLTETCAEYIHLPAPQGWRLGLPYRQRTHALKKPKAPKAGGLSTEEMTYERLIELTGETAWITQSVLTGLSVQRYKDASTAETLPDGVAHFEALGDHVETAELDEAALKAFHLLPQTSRPKGKLLERIGYHPMDAFLPATPLLDKLWSVKSAFATYAPLEGFYKIQTQQASESHGVTAFSYDNYHCFITAFKLPDGCVTQALYDYRSLLPRRITDPNGNVQEGLADAFGQVLATTFYGNEHNIPVGFKPIAQFKRPRFNSPTEAIEQRQDALQDAATALYYAPFSWMGCVSNAALADSDWLARCVLNRDLLPSGHICASARTRLADLQTLSVDDLKLKNEMDASAREPVHIAVLVADRYPDDDQQQTRIAITCFDGFGRTLQSKQQVEPGMAYVVNPQGALALKDGKPMEQTTTTRWRVSERVEYNNKGLPIRLYRPYFADQHRYINDESLRQFGHCDQQFYDALGRPIRTRLAKQAGLSYMRRHTRHAWYALDEDENDTLAEVMAEQASATGGEA from the coding sequence ATGAGTGAACACAGCGCAATGCCTGTCAACGCGCCGTCACTGCCCAAGGGCGGCGGCGCTATCCAGAGCATAGGCAAAGGATGGAGCGCCATCGGCGCCCACGGTACGGCGTCCTATGAGATCGCCCTGCCGATTTCACCGGGGCGCGGCTTCGCACCCTCCCTGTCCCTGGGTTATGCCAGCTCGGTCGGCAACGGCGTGTTCGGTATCGGCTGGGGACTATCGTTGCCCTGCGTGGCGCGATGCACCAGCCGGGGTGTACCGGCCTACACCGAGGAAGACGAAATCATCGGCCCCGACGCAGTGGTGTGGTTGCCCGAACGAGATTCGCAAGGCGTCATCCGCTCGACACGCATTAATCGCTACAACCGCCTGGCGCTGAACAAGACCTACACGGTGATCCGCTTCTTTCCGAAAATCGAAAACCGTTTCGAGCGGATCGAGTATTGGTCAGCGGCCAATGACAAATCGGGTTTCTGGCTCGTACACAGTGCCGATGGCAGCCTCCATGTATTCGGAAAAAACCCTTCGGCGCGTCGAGCAGATCCCCTGGATGCGAGGCGCGTGGGCGAATGGCTGTTGGAGGAAAGTCTGAACGCCCACGGCGAGCATATCCTTTACCAGTACAAGGTCGACGTAACAGCCCAGCGCTACCTGAGCCGGGTGAGCTATGGCAACTTCCAGGCCGATGCAGACCTCTACTTGTGGCAACCGGATCGACTGAAGGCTGCACAATGGCACTTCGAATTGGTGTTCGACTACGGCGAACGGAGCACGGAATACCACCAGAAACCGCACTATGAAGGTCAGCAGTGGCTGGCCCGTAACGATGCGTTTTCCAGCTTCGCCTTTGGTTTTGAATTACGTACCGAACGGCTGTGCCGCCAAGTGCTGATGTTCCACCGTTTTCCCGGTGAATGGGGCCCGCGCCCCGTCCTGGTGCGACGCCTGCTCCTAGATTACCGCCAGACGACCCTGGGCTATCACCAACTGACCGCCGCCCACGAGCAGGCGTTCGGCGACTCGACGACGGCCGATAACCGCCCTCCTGTCGAATTCAGCTACAGCGAGTTCAAGCTTGCGCTTGAAAACCCCGGCTGGCAGCCTTGGCAAAACATGCCGGGGCTCAACGAAGACCAGGGTTTTCAACTGGTGGATCTGTACGGCGAAGGCTTACCGGGCATGCTCTATCGAGGCGATGGCGGTTGGTACTACCGCGAACCCATGCGAGCCAAGGCCAACAGCAACGACGTGGCTTACGGCCAATGGCGGGCATTGCCCCACATTCCGGTTGCTGACCTTGCACAGCCGCTGCAGCAGTCACTGAGCGATCTCACGGGCGATGGTCGACTGGATTGGGTCGTTGCCCAGCCGGGTTGGAGCGGCTTTTTCTCCCTCGGCCCTGAGCGGAACTGGTCGGATTTCGCCACGTTCAACGCGATCCCCGCGGAGTTTTTCAATCCACAGGGGCAGTTGGCCGACCTGATGGGCGCAGGCCTCAGCGACCTGGCGTTGATCGGCCCACGCAGTGTTCGCGTGTACGCCAATCAACAGCAGAATGGTTTTGCGGCTGCCCAAGAAGTGACCCGCGACGAGGAGCACGATGCGCTCCCGCTCATCAGCGCGTCGCCCTCCGAGTTAGTGGCATTCAGCGACATGCTCGGCAGTGGGCAGCAGCATCTGGTGCGCATTCGTCACAACGAAGTGAAGTGCTGGCCAAACCTGGGTCACGGTCGCTTTGGCAACGGCATCGTGCTGGGCTCGCCTGGCCTGGTATACGAAACCTTCGACGCCTCGCATATTCGCCTGGCGGACCTCGATGGCTCCGGCGCCACCGATCTGATCTATCTGCAAGCGGACCAGGCGCTGATCTTCATGAACCGCGGCGGCAATGGCTTCAGCCCTCCCGTTGCGCTGCCCTGGCCCCAAGACCTGCGCTACGACCGTTTATGCCAGGTGCGCATCGCCGACCTGCAAGGACTCGGCTGTTCCAGCCTGATTCTAAGCCAGCCCCACGGAGGAGGCCGACATTGGCGCTACGACTTCGTCAGCGCGAAACCGTATTTACTCACCGGCACTGACAACAATATGGGTGCCACCAACCGCATCAGCTATCGCAGTTCCGCGCAGGAATGGCTGGACGAAAAAGCCGAGAGAGTGAAAACCGACAGGCCCCTTGCCTGTCATGTGCCATTGGTTGTGCATGTGGTGTCCAGCCAAACCCAGGTGGATGAAATAACGGGCAATCGACTGTCCCAAGCCTTCACCTATCGCCAGGGTTATTACGACAGCCTCGAACGGGAATTTCGCGGCTTTGGCCTGCTGCTGCAAACCGACGAAGAAACCAACCCCAGCGACGCCGACTCGCCGGGCTTCACAACACCGTGCCTGACAAAGCACTGGTTTCACACCGGGCAAGCGGTGGATCTGCCCCGTATCGGTTACAGCTGCGCGGATCCGATCGCCGTGGCACCGGGCAAGACCTTGCTGAGCCAATACCAACCCGAGATCGGGAGCGACACCCTTATTGCCTCGCCAACCACGGCGACCACGCTGGAAATGGCTCGCGCCCTCAGCGGTTCTCTACTGCGAAGCGAGGTATTCGGCGTCGATGCACGCCTGGGCAGCAGAACCTTGTATTCGGTCCAGGAGAATCGCTATCGCATACGCCTGCTCCACCCCCCCGAGGGCAACCGACGCCATGCCCGGATGTTGCCGCTGCTGCTGGAGTCCATCCAGTATCAGTACGAAGGCCTGAGCGACGATCCGCAATGCCAGCACACGTTCAATCTGCAATACGACGCCTATGGCTCGCTGACTCACAGCGTAAGGGTCCACTACGCCCGACGAAAAACCGTCGACGATGCTCCGCCGTTCAGTGATGCCGATCAGCAACGCTGGTGGCGCGACGCTCATGATCCGGCGCAACAGTTCCATTACCTGACAGAAACCTGCGCCGAGTACATCCATCTGCCAGCCCCTCAAGGCTGGCGACTGGGCCTGCCGTATCGCCAGCGGACCCACGCGCTGAAAAAGCCCAAGGCACCCAAGGCCGGCGGGCTGAGCACTGAGGAGATGACTTATGAAAGGCTCATCGAACTCACCGGGGAAACGGCCTGGATAACCCAAAGCGTTCTGACGGGCCTGTCGGTGCAGCGCTACAAGGACGCCTCCACCGCCGAAACCTTGCCGGACGGCGTCGCACACTTCGAGGCCCTGGGCGACCACGTGGAAACCGCCGAGCTGGACGAAGCCGCCTTGAAAGCGTTCCATCTGTTGCCGCAAACCTCCCGTCCGAAGGGAAAGTTGCTGGAACGAATCGGCTATCACCCCATGGACGCTTTTCTGCCGGCGACGCCACTGCTCGACAAGCTCTGGTCAGTCAAAAGTGCTTTTGCGACCTACGCGCCACTGGAAGGCTTCTACAAAATCCAGACCCAGCAGGCGAGTGAAAGCCATGGCGTGACCGCGTTCAGCTACGACAACTACCACTGCTTTATCACCGCGTTCAAACTGCCCGATGGCTGTGTCACCCAGGCGCTCTACGATTACCGCTCGCTGCTGCCACGGCGCATTACCGATCCCAACGGCAACGTCCAGGAAGGCCTCGCTGATGCCTTCGGCCAAGTATTGGCCACGACGTTCTACGGTAACGAGCACAACATACCCGTGGGTTTCAAACCCATCGCCCAGTTCAAGCGGCCGCGTTTCAACAGTCCGACAGAAGCGATCGAACAGCGCCAGGACGCCTTGCAGGATGCCGCCACAGCACTCTATTACGCGCCCTTCAGCTGGATGGGTTGCGTGTCGAACGCCGCGCTGGCGGACAGCGACTGGCTGGCGCGGTGCGTGCTCAACCGTGACCTGTTGCCCAGCGGGCATATCTGCGCGTCGGCTCGAACGCGACTGGCGGATCTTCAAACACTCTCCGTCGACGACCTGAAACTGAAGAACGAAATGGATGCCTCGGCACGTGAGCCGGTGCACATCGCCGTGCTGGTGGCTGACCGCTACCCCGATGACGACCAGCAGCAAACCCGCATCGCCATCACCTGCTTCGACGGCTTCGGTCGAACCCTGCAAAGCAAGCAGCAGGTCGAGCCGGGCATGGCCTACGTCGTCAACCCTCAGGGAGCACTGGCACTCAAGGACGGAAAACCCATGGAGCAAACAACGACAACGCGCTGGCGTGTCAGCGAGCGGGTGGAATACAACAACAAAGGATTGCCGATCCGCCTCTACCGCCCTTACTTCGCCGATCAGCACCGCTACATCAACGATGAGTCCTTGCGGCAGTTCGGTCATTGCGACCAGCAGTTCTACGATGCCTTGGGCCGTCCCATTCGCACACGCCTGGCCAAACAGGCTGGACTTTCCTATATGCGGCGGCATACCCGCCATGCCTGGTACGCCCTGGACGAGGACGAGAACGACACGCTCGCAGAGGTCATGGCCGAACAAGCCTCGGCGACCGGAGGTGAAGCATGA
- a CDS encoding neuraminidase-like domain-containing protein codes for MTVAIKKQLDESLRDAQLALYLHKVAPNNPTTENLKLKTAEALYEYWLLDVLVSQDVPTTPVACAIASLQQYIHRILMNLEPGYDSASLSDEHLKTWRNELHQYPTWAAHQKLLYFPAIYLDPLLRTNKSDNFRQLENDLNQNQIQPEAVQSAVMSYLTRLEEIANLNILTGYIDGGDFANSTYYFIAKSRSENSYFWRSLNMAQRPLDGTPPSPPATPPKLDQPDPYAWSDWEKANVPISESAVEHSIRPVWFNNRLFVVWAECIHQDPSATRNGSSTSQGAGNHPLLRLSLCFKKPDGSWSTPRVCLQGYCEDNVLRSKDLEAIKALVGTVAVQYRKGARDVLFLALCAREAKTDLIDSTGNHFTFIKTTCIDTNLTPEPGGSATTEQTAKEHYRQYSADEKTLISATVQRIQTKTFAEIVPIEVALPANMEVSMSDFDGHRHRIGIESVEGPTASTLTLRISAVINVDGGIGLPSNRKEMRLRLSSSRFITPRFQFGWVLPARSLPGSAYVALNTGSFSLITSASSKPLDQNYRMSFDHLNNVIRDNDYSLGITLSDDLQGKLVSTQAVRHLITQSRRENDGTASGRVQNLTLQTSDSPPLNLGETFVELDEPLDIQYVIFRQPRAGQTQPLTYENLQVVAESIPAPNLAQFHEFTWHSKDLGQHGDTFLCGVAFVHPDEPGKKIYSALKAIKLKLTPARLQPPTITHASVPGLGAGQSIDFAGSAIKDNDAQDKPRAPIRLNTVFAAELIRRTENSLDELFDWQTQHLPEPVLSSNANTKMDFHGPYGRYFTELFLYVPWLIAHRLNTEQRYEEAERWLRHVFDPRRGHEGCWKSVPLIDSNTTAYHDQAPHDPHQIALSHPVHFRKALYFLYLDILINRGDAAYRALTPDSLSEAKLWYVRALELSGPRAFVQTLDQWTSISLQGLSESTNENLRGFERVLSQSDTRHPLRIRDNSSPSSLPTIDTPYLRVPFNPELLKRWDITESRLYNLRHNLDIIGKPLHLPIFAAPLDPRALPDANTLNISDSTASGLSLSYLPYYRFSIMHSQAQGAVESLSQFGATLLSLIERKEQAQLQELQQQQAWDLAKMSVDLQHQALKIDRHNRQALLASRSIVEGRAQHYQHLLDKGLIEAERQACRLYLRSGAAELDASDSQAVAGSLMMTPNIFGLSNGGTRWEGVMHAATAIAQRAALSDRTAATHLERTAQFHRRREEWTQARDQAQLELAQVDAQLSHFAEQETATRLQLRLAESSLGQAKTNYDFFRKRFTKAQLYQWLNSQFASLYRQAYDATAGLCLAAEACWQYELVDVNTRFIQPGTWNATYRGLGVGEQLKLGLLNMQAAYLQRNERDLEIRKTVSLRQLKSKTATSTLNKDWAHIHADLLQGQCEFELTHELFEDDYKDQQHYLRRIKTISVSLPAVVGPYENIRATLTQTASKVFMSPGGRSIESRYANQQIALSTGVDDNGLFTLNFNDERYLPFEYTGAVSTWCLTFPNPEAQKDMLESLTDIIVQVSYTARAGGGLR; via the coding sequence ATGACCGTTGCCATAAAAAAGCAGCTTGATGAAAGCCTGCGCGATGCACAGTTAGCGCTCTATTTGCACAAGGTCGCGCCCAACAACCCCACGACAGAAAACCTGAAGCTCAAGACGGCCGAGGCCCTTTACGAATACTGGTTGCTCGATGTGCTGGTCAGCCAGGACGTGCCCACCACACCCGTGGCGTGTGCCATCGCCAGCCTGCAGCAATACATCCATCGCATCCTGATGAACCTGGAACCCGGTTATGACTCGGCCAGCCTTAGCGACGAGCACCTGAAAACCTGGCGCAACGAGCTGCATCAGTACCCCACCTGGGCCGCCCATCAAAAGCTGCTCTATTTCCCCGCGATTTATCTGGACCCACTGCTGAGGACCAACAAGAGCGACAACTTCCGGCAACTGGAAAACGACCTCAATCAGAACCAGATTCAACCCGAAGCGGTGCAGTCGGCGGTCATGTCGTACCTGACCCGGCTCGAAGAAATCGCCAACCTGAACATTCTCACTGGCTACATCGATGGCGGGGACTTTGCCAACAGCACCTACTATTTCATCGCCAAATCTCGCTCCGAGAACAGCTATTTCTGGCGCTCGCTGAACATGGCCCAACGCCCGCTGGACGGCACTCCACCGTCCCCGCCAGCTACCCCGCCGAAACTTGACCAGCCGGATCCTTACGCCTGGTCGGACTGGGAAAAAGCCAACGTGCCGATTTCCGAGAGCGCGGTCGAGCATTCGATAAGGCCGGTCTGGTTCAACAATCGTTTGTTCGTTGTATGGGCCGAATGCATCCATCAGGATCCGTCAGCCACCCGCAACGGCTCTTCAACGTCACAAGGGGCGGGCAACCATCCGCTATTGCGCTTGAGCCTTTGCTTCAAAAAGCCGGATGGAAGCTGGAGCACTCCACGCGTTTGCCTGCAAGGTTATTGCGAGGACAACGTGCTTCGCAGCAAGGACCTGGAGGCGATCAAGGCGTTGGTAGGCACTGTTGCTGTGCAATACCGCAAGGGCGCGCGCGATGTGTTGTTTCTCGCCTTGTGTGCACGTGAAGCCAAGACCGACTTGATCGATTCAACCGGCAACCACTTCACGTTCATTAAAACAACGTGCATCGATACAAACCTCACCCCGGAGCCTGGTGGTTCAGCCACCACGGAACAAACTGCGAAAGAACATTATCGCCAGTACAGCGCCGATGAAAAAACACTCATCAGCGCTACGGTGCAACGTATTCAAACAAAGACATTCGCCGAAATCGTCCCCATTGAAGTAGCCCTTCCCGCGAACATGGAAGTATCGATGTCGGATTTCGACGGGCATCGGCATCGTATTGGAATCGAATCCGTCGAGGGGCCCACCGCTTCTACCCTCACGCTGCGCATAAGCGCAGTCATCAACGTCGATGGAGGCATTGGCCTGCCTTCAAACCGTAAAGAAATGCGTTTGAGGCTGAGCTCCTCCCGTTTCATAACGCCTCGGTTTCAGTTTGGTTGGGTATTGCCTGCCCGGAGCCTGCCTGGAAGCGCTTATGTGGCGCTAAACACGGGGTCGTTCTCCTTGATAACCAGCGCATCCTCCAAGCCTTTGGATCAAAACTACAGGATGTCATTCGACCACCTGAACAATGTCATCAGGGACAACGACTATTCGCTCGGTATCACGTTATCTGATGACCTTCAGGGGAAGTTGGTATCCACCCAAGCAGTACGACACCTGATCACGCAAAGTCGACGTGAGAATGACGGTACCGCTTCTGGAAGGGTCCAAAACCTGACGCTGCAAACAAGCGACTCCCCTCCGCTGAACCTGGGTGAGACATTCGTCGAGCTGGACGAACCGCTAGATATTCAATATGTAATTTTCCGCCAACCACGCGCCGGACAAACCCAACCGCTAACCTATGAAAATCTGCAGGTCGTAGCAGAGTCCATCCCCGCACCGAATCTGGCGCAATTCCATGAATTTACGTGGCACAGCAAAGATCTCGGTCAACACGGTGATACCTTTCTTTGCGGGGTTGCATTCGTCCATCCCGATGAGCCAGGAAAAAAAATCTACTCCGCCCTTAAAGCGATCAAGCTCAAGCTCACCCCGGCACGTCTCCAGCCGCCAACCATTACGCATGCATCGGTGCCTGGCCTGGGTGCCGGCCAATCTATCGACTTTGCCGGCTCCGCGATCAAAGACAACGATGCCCAGGACAAACCGCGTGCGCCCATCAGGCTGAACACCGTCTTCGCCGCCGAACTGATCCGTCGTACCGAAAACAGCCTGGATGAACTGTTCGATTGGCAGACACAACACCTGCCAGAACCGGTCTTATCAAGCAACGCCAACACCAAAATGGATTTCCACGGCCCTTACGGCCGTTACTTCACCGAACTGTTCCTCTACGTGCCGTGGCTGATCGCCCATCGGTTGAACACCGAGCAGCGATACGAGGAGGCCGAACGCTGGCTCAGACATGTCTTCGACCCCCGTCGCGGGCATGAGGGTTGTTGGAAGAGCGTCCCGTTGATCGACAGCAACACGACTGCCTACCACGACCAGGCCCCCCACGATCCACACCAGATTGCCCTCAGTCATCCGGTCCACTTTCGCAAAGCGCTGTACTTCCTGTACCTCGACATTCTGATCAACCGAGGCGACGCCGCGTATCGCGCGCTGACACCCGATAGCCTCAGTGAGGCCAAGCTATGGTATGTGCGGGCGCTGGAGCTATCAGGACCACGGGCGTTCGTTCAGACGCTCGATCAATGGACGAGTATCAGCTTGCAAGGGCTGAGCGAAAGCACCAATGAAAACCTGCGCGGGTTCGAACGCGTCCTGAGCCAGTCCGACACCCGCCACCCGTTGCGCATTCGTGATAACTCTTCGCCGTCGTCCCTGCCCACAATCGATACCCCATATCTGCGCGTGCCATTCAACCCGGAGCTGCTCAAGCGCTGGGACATCACCGAAAGCCGCCTGTACAACCTGCGACACAACCTCGACATCATCGGCAAGCCACTGCATTTGCCAATATTTGCCGCCCCCCTGGATCCTCGCGCCTTGCCGGACGCCAACACCCTGAACATCTCCGACAGCACAGCATCCGGCCTATCGCTCTCATACTTGCCCTACTATCGCTTCTCGATCATGCACAGCCAGGCCCAAGGCGCCGTTGAAAGCCTCAGCCAGTTCGGCGCCACCCTGTTATCGCTGATCGAGCGCAAAGAGCAGGCTCAATTGCAGGAGCTGCAACAACAGCAAGCCTGGGACCTGGCGAAAATGTCGGTCGACCTGCAACACCAGGCACTGAAGATCGACCGTCATAACCGCCAGGCGCTGCTGGCCAGCCGATCTATCGTCGAGGGACGAGCCCAACACTACCAGCATCTGCTGGACAAAGGCCTCATTGAAGCCGAGCGGCAGGCCTGTCGGCTGTACTTGAGAAGTGGTGCAGCCGAACTGGATGCGTCTGACTCCCAAGCCGTGGCAGGCAGTCTCATGATGACCCCTAACATTTTTGGCCTAAGCAACGGCGGCACCCGTTGGGAGGGTGTAATGCACGCTGCCACCGCCATCGCCCAAAGGGCCGCTCTCAGTGATCGCACGGCAGCGACTCACCTCGAGCGGACGGCACAGTTCCATCGTCGTCGAGAGGAATGGACCCAGGCCCGTGACCAGGCACAGCTCGAACTGGCCCAGGTCGACGCACAACTGTCGCACTTTGCCGAGCAGGAAACGGCCACGCGCCTGCAACTTCGCCTGGCAGAATCGAGCCTGGGCCAAGCCAAGACCAACTACGATTTTTTCCGCAAGCGCTTTACCAAGGCGCAACTTTACCAATGGCTGAACAGCCAGTTCGCCTCGCTCTATCGCCAGGCCTACGACGCGACGGCGGGCCTTTGCCTGGCTGCTGAAGCCTGCTGGCAGTATGAACTGGTGGATGTGAACACGCGCTTTATCCAACCCGGCACTTGGAATGCGACCTATCGAGGACTCGGAGTCGGCGAGCAGCTGAAGTTGGGGCTGTTGAACATGCAGGCCGCCTACCTGCAACGCAATGAGCGGGACCTGGAAATTCGTAAAACGGTATCGCTGCGCCAACTCAAGAGCAAAACCGCAACCAGCACCCTCAACAAGGACTGGGCGCACATCCACGCAGACCTGTTGCAAGGCCAGTGTGAGTTCGAGCTGACCCACGAATTGTTCGAAGACGATTACAAAGACCAGCAGCATTACTTGCGGCGCATCAAGACCATCAGCGTCTCCTTGCCAGCCGTCGTTGGCCCTTATGAAAACATTCGGGCCACGCTGACCCAGACCGCCAGCAAGGTGTTCATGTCTCCCGGTGGCCGGTCCATTGAAAGCCGCTACGCCAACCAGCAGATCGCCCTTTCCACGGGAGTCGACGATAACGGTCTGTTCACCCTCAACTTCAACGATGAGCGCTACCTGCCCTTCGAATACACCGGTGCAGTCTCCACGTGGTGCCTGACCTTCCCCAACCCCGAAGCTCAAAAGGACATGCTGGAATCACTGACCGACATCATCGTGCAAGTGAGCTACACGGCCCGGGCTGGCGGAGGTTTGCGATGA